The following coding sequences are from one Nicotiana tomentosiformis chromosome 3, ASM39032v3, whole genome shotgun sequence window:
- the LOC104105149 gene encoding uncharacterized protein, translating into MVSLSLTSFMLVLLFIFLTLKVSIAHTDQAKQTLVVVHEAENGFTMELTRSHQSVEKEVLDGVPAAAVLSTNGRMDGRKMMAERRNMKKNMKQVEASIKTEEDSKNSGNSNGSASRLGNSRKKIHHQSCDESTVNKNSRNPANGCSNSGNSLNKLASTDQTDNSESFQKLESEKLLEDANEILNMMNKDYSGGPGSGSKPRHKPPINNYQTFHGSNP; encoded by the exons ATGGTGTCCTTAAGTTTAACTTCTTTTATGCTTGTTCTGTTGTTCATTTTCCTAACCTTAAAGGTTTCAATTGCTCATACTGACCAAG CTAAGCAAACCTTAGTTGTGGTCCATGAAGCAGAAAATGGTTTTACCATGGAACTAACTAGGAGTCATCAGAGTGTGGAGAAG GAAGTTTTGGATGGTGTACCAGCAGCTGCTGTACTCAGTACTAATGGAAGAATGGATGGAAGAAAAATGATGGCAGAAAGAAGGAATATGAAGAAAAACATGAAGCAAGTGGAAGCTAGCATCAAGACAGAGGAAGATTCAAAGAATTCAG GAAACAGCAATGGTTCGGCCAGTCGGCTTGGTAATTCGCGAAAGAAAATACATCATCAG TCATGTGATGAGAGCACTGTGAACAAAAATTCAAGAAACCCAGCAAATGGCTGCAGCAACTCGGGGAATTCACTCAATAAGTTAGCTTCAACAGATCAAACTGATAATAGTGAGTCTTTTCAGAAGCTTGAATCAGAGAAACTTCTGGAAGATGCGAATGAGATTTTGAACATGATGAACAAAGACTATAGTGGAGGTCCAGGATCAGGAAGCAAACCCCGTCACAAACCTCCAATCAACAATTACCAGACTTTCCACGGATCAAATCCATGA